In the Pongo abelii isolate AG06213 chromosome 18, NHGRI_mPonAbe1-v2.0_pri, whole genome shotgun sequence genome, CCCTGCAGATGTAGGACCTCCCCCCTGTGTGTGTCCTTTGGTGTGTAATAACATCTGACTTATCACTGAAACCTTGCCCACACTCTCCATATTTGACCTTTGCAATTCTTGAGATTCCTACCCCCACAAATAATTTGCCTGTGTTCCCTGGATTCACTTTCTGGCCTGTTCCGGACTCTTCTTCCATCATTCTTTCTCCCACTCTAGAGCTCCCCATTTGTCCTTTGGCTGAGCTAGAAAAGGCCCTTGAAATCTCCCTCTGCCATGTCCTTTTATTCAAGAGTTTGGACCTTtctttgatctcttgacctttgGTTTTGTCATTACAGCAGTCTGGATCAGAATATTGCTGCTCCTGATTCTGATCCCCTGGGCAGGGATTCTCTGGTTGGAGGAGGTGTCTTGCAGATGGTCCTGGGAAGTTCTGAGAGGAGTGATTGCGTTCCACATGTTGACTGAGAAATTTCTGACTTGAAAAGGCCAGACAACATGAGGGACATGGATGGATCTCTGGCTTTGGTTCTGAAAGAGGAAGTTTTTGGTCAGGGTAGATGTTTTGTTCAGGCCTTACCACATATGAAGGTATGAAGATCAAATGAAGAACCAGTCATTCTTCATATGTTAACAATGCAAGCTCTTTCCCACCAAGTGCTGGATGGACCTTTACAGTCcatttttccattccactttcattcacTACATCTTAAAAAATCCAGAAATCCCACGTCTTGGGCCTTTTCTACATATCAGCCAGACTGGGTAACCTCAAGCAGCATCAGGGGCAGCATCATTCCTTACATAGATGGAACTGCAGTGACCTTTCCCCCACACTGCAGGTATCTTCCAGGTCCTATAAAGCCTTCCCTGATCACCCTCTGCCACATGCTCCCTCCCTGGTCCCTGGGCACTTTTGCTGACACGAGGTCTTCAGCTATTTTATTCTATTGAGAAATAACACTCTTGATGACTTAGGTGAGATTGTCCTTAGTGACTTCCTAAGAGGTGAAAAGGATCTATTAGGAGCACTCAGCCTGGAGATCCACAAATGTGGTTAAAGAGATGTGTTAGCAAATCTGAACTTGAGTATCCTTATGCAGAAGGACATATTTAATTGAGGACTGTTATGTGCCTGGTTCTCCATCAGGAAGTGTGATTCAGGTTGGCCAACACAGAGTGGTCCAGGTCCCACTGACTAAAGGACTGTGGGTCCTGCTGCCCCAACTAGGTGCATGGACTGCTTCTATTTCAGATTCCACAaatcataaaataagaatatgcTCTTTCTCAGGCCGCACATCAAGTATTCATGTTTGAGTTATTTCATTCAGTCTGagcccattttaaatataataggaAGTCTTGTTTCAAAATATATCCCTACTCAGGCTTACCTTCATGCTCCCCACCTTCATCCTGCCCACCGTTCTCTCTCACTTGGAAACTGGAGCAGCTCTGAAGGGATGACCCATGGCAGcttattttccaaaaatgaacCAAAGCTGAACTCTTTCTGGCCTCAGGAGCATTGCACTAGCTGCGCCCTGTGCCTGGAATCCTTGGCCCACAGGCACTTGCACTTTTCAAATGCTGTCTCCTAAGAGAAATCTTCCCTGACAATCCCCTGCAACACTCTACTCTCACCTCACACTGACGCCCAGGTCTCACACTGACCTCAGGTCTCATGCAGACCCCCAGGTCTCACGCTGACCCCAGGTCTCACGCTGACTTCAGGTCTCACACTGACCCCCAGGTCTCCCGCTGACCCCAGGTCTCACGCTGACTTCAGGTCTCACGCTGACCCCCAGGTCTCACGCTGATCCCAGGTCTCACAATGATCCCAGGTATTCTTTCTGGATTCATTTTCTTCAAAGCACTAATCACCGTCTGATATTAcacatatgtctgtgtgtattcATATGGTTCCCTAATTCACATGTCATCTGTTCAAGAGCAGTTTTTTTGATTGTCTTGATCAATCTGTATTTACACTTCCTGCAACATCATCTGGCACAGAGTAGGAATTCACATGACAGCTAATTGAGATAATGAATGAGTAACAACATATGCATATCATTAAGAAATATCAAGGAAATGCCAGAAGAAACTACCTTGTTGAGAGAGCTGGTAGGTGTTTGAGaacttgatttttgtctttaagtCTTTCAGCACTATATGCTGTTATATACTTTGTGCATGAAGTACTTAGAATATAAAATcagaacaaagatttaaaaatataaaaactgttccaAAGAGGCAAAGGCATATAACATGAATCTTTAATTTTGGAAGCCACTGATGTAAAATTTTAATGACTTTAGACGGCGGTTTACTCTACTTAAGAGTTCAACCATGAAAATTCTCTAGGataattctttctttcctgtccttTTAAAAGAGTAATAGTGATGCCTACCTCTCCCTGGCATGAGCTCTTTCTTCCACTTGCTGCCCCACTTGATGCCCAGTTCCTGGCCATACTCATCCCCATACCAGACCAGCAGTTCACAGCCTGGCCTAATGACTCGGCAGGTTCTATAGAAGATCTGCCTGTGGTACTGGAAGGCCACCAGGTTCTGCTCTTCATCATCCCAGGCACAGTTCACATACCTGGGGTCAAGGCaggcaaaggggaagaaaagaggCAGTGAGTTCCCAGTATCTGTCAGATCCAGGTCTGGCCCATCACCTGCTGGTCTAGGCCCCCATGGTCTAGTGCTGACCGCTCCCACCACTCCTCTGGGAACTTCTGCTCATTCCTAAATCTCTTTGACGATGTCATATGAACTTGCACTTCTGACTACAGTGCTCATCCTGTCTAGAATGCTTCCCTGCTGTGCCTCATCAGCCATTTTTTCAAAGCCCAACTCCAGACTTACCTCCACCTTGACTGGCCATAAAACACATTGACCTCTAGCTTCTCTAAACTCTAAATTAATTCTGTTTTATACCACAGAACTTGGTGCTTGATCATGTGCTCTGCTTCTAGATTAGCTCACATCATTCTACACTCAGCTCAAGTCCATCTTTCTTTGACAGGCCTTCCTCTAATCACCCTACAGTTCACTCAGGTGCCATTCACCTGACTTCTTCAGATTCCTAGAGAAACTTAGAAGTCTCTTTCTCTTGGCCCAATAACATAGAACAGTAATAGTTGATTCATGTTTCTATTCTCTGATAGAACGAGAGCCCATTGTGGAAAGGGGCTGGGTCATCCTGCAGCTCACTTCTGTTCAAGTAGTGAACTTCACTTCCTAacctggaacatagtaagtgcttaataaatgtggaTTACATAAATTAAAGCATGAATTAACCTTCTCAAGGTTTATCTTGGTGCCTCAATTTTGTCTAGCATACATATTTGTGTTTTGATACCAATAAATCataatatctatatttttattttttatttctaaaagttgaCGgtataaaacagcatggtatggagaaaaatagaaatagggGATGTGAAAATCGTTGAGGGAGGCATAATGAGAAGGAAGGAAATCCGGGTTTGTGAGAGATGAAGGTTCTCTCTGAAACTAAGAGAGCTACTGGCCTTACCTCATCCAGTTGGCCCAGGATTTATCTTTTCCATCCACATACTCATAGCAGTTTCTCCCCTTGGTGATCTGAGTTTCAAAAAAATAAGGTAAAGGCTTTTTAGAGGGTAAAAATCCGAAGAATTATTTTACTCCACGGTCATCAATGGCCTTTGGGCCTGCAGAGCTTCAACTGCCAACTGAGACCACATGGCATGCACCTTAGTCATCATTTACACATCTGAGTTGGTTTGTCCAATCAGAGCAGAAGCTCCAAAAGGGAGGATGCACTTCTTTGTCTTTGTACCACTCTGCTCCCACGTACCCTCTGATCTCTAAATAGGAGTTCCATGTTCATGCAAAGACCCTTGAGTACACAGAGCTAACCATGTTATCCCTACCTATATCCTAACATGTAGAAGGTGATGTCCCACCAAAGGCACAGAAGGGATGTGGGAAGACAGAACAGGGGAAACAGCAGGCTCTTCTTACTAGCCAGGAATATCCATTGTTGGCTGCCTCTTTGTCTTCTGTAATTCGGCCCTCATAGGGGCCAAAGTGCAGACCCAGTGGCAGATCAGATGCCTCGTTCCATACTCCAAGCCCAGCCTGAGGGATGCCTGATGGCCCAATTCTCAGCCCCGGGGGCAGACTGAGGGCTGAACGGTTGGGATGCCCCTTGTCCACTGCACTGTCCTTTACAAATGTAGGGGGCCCATGAGCAGCACAGCTGTCAATGAAGAAGTTCTGACACATCTCACAATCTGGAAGTGAGGGAAGCAGGGATTAGGAAAGTTGCAATGCATGTTCCTTGATATAAGAGCTTCAGAAAGAGCTTGGCACTCACATTATTTAGCCTCAATCCTGTACTCTAATTCATTCGAGTAAGGGAATGATTTGTGGGCCAAACGATGAAATTATTGTGCCAGGACATAACAGCAAGCTGTGTGAGTGGCTGAAAGGGTCACTCACAGAGGTAGTCATCATCCTGCGGTTCGCTGACCTCTTTGTATGCATGACCCTTTCTTTCTCGCAGGCTATACATCTTTCCTTCAGTCTCCTTCCTCCTGAGTTCTAGGTTGGAGAAGAGTAGATGGGTAAAATTGGGAGTCTGGGGTGTTTGTCCTTGTTTCATAAGAAAATGTGAAATCTCCTACTATCAAATTAGCATCTACCTTCCTACATACTCTAGTCTCCCCCTCTTTACTGCTTCAGAAAGACTTAGACCCCACATCCACACTGACTGTAGATGCCTATTCAATTTTAGTTTCTAGCTGTTCTCATTATCCCATTAACCTCCCGACCTTTCTACTTACAAAATGgttcattcatgcatttattcattcagaaaatatttcttgagaaTACATTACATCTTAGGCATTGAACAAAGGCCTGGACATACAACACTAAGAAAGTATAGTCCCTATAGGGGATCTTCTATTAACTAGTTGACATGTGATGGAAGAGGAAATGTAGAAAtgcacaaaagaatatatattatcaGAGAGGTACTTATTGGACACCTCGCATGCatcaattcatttatatttaatttaatgattTCAAACAATATATGAGCTATATATACTtggtctcattttacagattaccATTCAGGAGCTCATAGAATTTATAAGATTTGCCCAAGGCCCCAGTGCTTCTATGTGGATTATAACCCAAGTGAGTGACTTCAAAGTTAATGTTCTTACATGCTATTCAATACTGTATccaaggctaggcatggtggctcaagcctgtaatcccagcattttgggaggctgagctgagcagatcacttgaggccaggaatttgagaccagcctggtctcaacatggtgaaactctgtctctactaaaaatcagccgggcatggtggtgcacacctataatcccagctactcgggtgactgaggcatgaaaatcgctatttttgtggaggcagaggttgcagtaaaccaagatc is a window encoding:
- the PRDM7 gene encoding LOW QUALITY PROTEIN: histone-lysine N-methyltransferase PRDM7 (The sequence of the model RefSeq protein was modified relative to this genomic sequence to represent the inferred CDS: inserted 2 bases in 1 codon), which encodes MSPERSQEESPKGDTERTERKPMVKDAFKDISIYFTKEEWTEMGDWEKTRYRNVKRNYKTLITIGLRATRPAFMCHRRQAIKLQVDDTEDSDEEWTPRQQVKPPWMAFRGEQSKHQKGMPKASFNNESSLKELSGTPNLLNTSGSEQAQKPVSPPGEASTSGQHSTLKIELRRKETEGKMYSLRERKGHAYKEVSEPQDDDYLYCEMCQNFFIDSCAAHGPPTFVKDSAVDKGHPNRSALSLPPGLRIGPSGIPQAGLGVWNEASDLPLGLHFGPYEGRITEDKEAANNGYSWLITKGRNCYEYVDGKDKSWANWMRYVNCAWDDEEQNLVAFQYHRQIFYRTCRVIRPGCXNCWSGMGMSMARNWASSGAASGRKSSCQGENQSQRSIHVPHVVWPFQVRNFSVNMWNAITPLRTSQDHLQDTSSNQRIPAQGIRIRSSNILIQTAVMTKPKVKRSKKGPNS